Proteins from one Triplophysa dalaica isolate WHDGS20190420 chromosome 6, ASM1584641v1, whole genome shotgun sequence genomic window:
- the LOC130424950 gene encoding uncharacterized protein LOC130424950 has product MKEGRAVNCPVKGCKRVFQIMSSFTSHMSRKHRNYSFDINDHSHQHSAPEISSVSTEQCPTASDLDANADPVGVPDCDLLLHQAPRLLLDSTRYQALQILSPSELRVELPPRTQFSTDSLAERAPGRAASPDPVLYRFFPVARRGSSVCAFYQTVVELLTYQ; this is encoded by the exons ATGAAGGAAGGCCGTGCAGTTAATTGTCCAGTGAAAGGGTGCAAAAGGGTTTTTCAAATCATGTCTTCTTTTACCTCCCATATGTCCAGGAAGCACAGGAACTACTCATTTGATATCAATGATCATTCGCATCAACATTCTGCACCAGAGATTTCATCGGTTTCAACTGAACAATGTCCTACAGCTTCTGACCTGGATGCAAATGCAG ATCCCGTTGGCGTTCCGGACTGCGATCTCCTGCTTCACCAAGCTCCACGATTGCTCCTGGATTCCACCCGTTACCAGGCACTACAGATTCTCTCGCCTAGCGAGCTCCGGGTCGAGCTTCCTCCCCGGACCCAGTTCTCTACAGATTCTCTCGCCGAGCGAGCTCCGGGTCGAGCTGCCTCCCCGGACCCAGTTCTCTACAGATTCTTCCCCGTGGCCCGCAGGGGGTCGTCTGTGTGTGCTTTTTACCAGACTGTGGTGGAGTTATTAACCTATCAATAA